The following is a genomic window from Amycolatopsis australiensis.
AGATCGAAGCCAACCTCGACACCTTCGCGCGGGACGTGGACACCGTGGCGGTGCCCGCGATGGCGTTCTTCGGCGGCCTCGGCGATCTGCTGGCGACGACGGCCATGGGCGACTGGACGGCGGCCGACGAGATCCACGTCGCCTACGGCCTCACCGGCTGGCGCCCGACCGCCGGCACCCTCGCGGCGGGTCGGGTGTCGCGGGAACGGCGTGGCAGCCGGCGCGTCCGGTACGCGGGCGGCGGCCTGGAGTACCGCGACGACGCGTTGCCGACGCGCGAGTGGGCGTTCCCCGCGCCGCTGGGCACCCAACCGGTCCTGGCGGAGTTCTCGATGGCCGACATCGTCACGATCCCCCGGCACCTCGACGTTCCGGAAGTGACCACGTACATGACGACGGCCGCGGCCGGCGAACTTTCGGCGGCGGGCGAGCGCGACGCGGCGGAGACGTTCGTGGTGGACGTCCGGGTCCGCGCCGGTGGCGAGGAACGGCGGATCGTCGCACGCGGCGAGGACATCTACGCGGTCACCGCGCCGCTCGCGGTCGAGGCGGTGGAGCGCGTCCTGAGTGGACGCACGAAGGCGAAAGGCGTCGCCGCGGCGGGGGAGATCTTCGACGCGCCGGACTTCCTGCGGGCCCTCGAGCCGCACATCACGCTGGGCTGAGCTGCGGTACTCGCCAACCGTCGCGGCGACCTGGGCCAGCGGTTTGCCGGTGTCGCGCAGCAGCCGCACGGCG
Proteins encoded in this region:
- a CDS encoding saccharopine dehydrogenase NADP-binding domain-containing protein; protein product: MTSVLVYGAYGHTGRFVVSELRERGFEPILSGRDATKLPSGGRAASVDDPASLDRALDGAAAVINCAGPFAATAGPVLDAAARAGVPYVDVAAEIEANLDTFARDVDTVAVPAMAFFGGLGDLLATTAMGDWTAADEIHVAYGLTGWRPTAGTLAAGRVSRERRGSRRVRYAGGGLEYRDDALPTREWAFPAPLGTQPVLAEFSMADIVTIPRHLDVPEVTTYMTTAAAGELSAAGERDAAETFVVDVRVRAGGEERRIVARGEDIYAVTAPLAVEAVERVLSGRTKAKGVAAAGEIFDAPDFLRALEPHITLG